In one Curtobacterium citreum genomic region, the following are encoded:
- the nagA gene encoding N-acetylglucosamine-6-phosphate deacetylase translates to MSDVSGSGSVPGSGLEARRTLVRAAHVVDAAGSTADGWVLLAGAVIEAVGSGPAAPEATEVLDLGDAVLTPGFVDLHGHGGAGAAYEDEAFDAALAVHRAHGTTRSVLSLVANPLPSLVASLERIRTVAATDPLVLGAHLEGPFLSPHNKGAHNESFLVDPTPDVVDALLDAGAGVLRQVTIAPELPGAIDAVRRFVDAGVVVAVGHTVCSYDQARAAFDAGATLLTHACNAMPGLHHRTPGPIAAALEDDRVTLELILDGVHVHPAVARVLLRGAPGRVALITDAMAAAGSPDGSYALGSLSVEVVEGVARVAGTDTIAGSTLTQDRALRLAVAEAGASLPDAVGALTAVPAAALGLGDRLGRIAPGYAADLVALSPELDVQRVWGAGEHLP, encoded by the coding sequence GTGAGCGACGTGTCGGGTTCGGGTTCCGTTCCGGGCTCCGGCCTGGAGGCGCGGCGCACCCTGGTCCGCGCCGCACACGTCGTCGACGCGGCCGGGTCCACGGCGGACGGCTGGGTCCTGCTCGCCGGTGCCGTCATCGAGGCGGTCGGCTCCGGCCCCGCAGCACCCGAGGCGACGGAGGTGCTCGACCTCGGTGACGCCGTCCTGACGCCCGGGTTCGTCGATCTCCACGGCCACGGGGGTGCCGGCGCCGCCTACGAGGACGAGGCGTTCGACGCCGCCCTCGCCGTGCACCGCGCACACGGCACGACCCGCTCGGTGCTGTCCCTCGTCGCGAACCCGCTGCCCTCGCTCGTGGCGTCCCTCGAGCGCATCCGCACCGTCGCCGCGACCGACCCGCTCGTCCTCGGGGCGCACCTCGAGGGACCGTTCCTGTCGCCGCACAACAAGGGCGCGCACAACGAGTCGTTCCTGGTCGACCCCACGCCCGACGTCGTCGACGCCCTGCTCGACGCCGGCGCCGGGGTCCTCCGCCAGGTCACGATCGCGCCGGAGCTGCCGGGGGCGATCGACGCCGTCCGCCGGTTCGTCGACGCCGGGGTGGTCGTCGCCGTCGGGCACACCGTCTGCTCGTACGACCAGGCCCGTGCCGCGTTCGACGCGGGCGCCACACTGCTCACCCACGCGTGCAACGCCATGCCGGGGTTGCACCACCGGACGCCGGGCCCGATCGCCGCGGCACTCGAGGACGACCGGGTGACGCTCGAGCTCATCCTCGACGGTGTGCACGTGCACCCCGCGGTCGCCCGGGTCCTGCTCCGCGGGGCACCGGGGCGGGTCGCGCTCATCACGGACGCGATGGCCGCGGCCGGGTCGCCGGACGGCTCGTACGCGCTCGGGTCGCTCAGCGTCGAGGTGGTGGAAGGCGTCGCGCGGGTCGCCGGCACGGACACGATCGCCGGGTCGACGCTGACCCAGGACCGGGCGCTGCGGCTCGCCGTGGCGGAAGCAGGGGCGTCGCTGCCCGACGCCGTGGGAGCGCTCACCGCCGTCCCCGCCGCCGCGCTCGGGCTCGGCGACCGGCTGGGTCGGATCGCGCCCGGGTACGCGGCCGACCTCGTGGCGCTGTCACCCGAGCTGGACGTGCAGCGGGTGTGGGGCGCCGGGGAGCACCTGCCCTGA
- a CDS encoding helix-turn-helix transcriptional regulator: MIDRPGLGAFLRRRRAALQPADVGLPPGQRRRTDGLRREEVATLCHMSADYYARLERGTGPHPSEQMVAAIAQGLHLSRAERDHVFRLAGHRPPDHGAGTDHVGPGMMRIFDRLVDTPAEVVSELGETLLQTPLAAALFGDARERQGRARSIGWRWFTDPEARALFPVEDREETGRLYVSSLREIAARRGPGSTAAGLATALLKRSEEFRALWDEQEVGLVPGSVKRYDHPDVGRLELQCQMLLDPEQAHVLLVYTAEPGTVSHERLRLLSVLAPA, from the coding sequence GTGATCGATCGACCGGGACTGGGCGCCTTCCTCCGCCGTCGCCGAGCGGCCCTGCAGCCCGCCGACGTCGGCCTGCCACCGGGCCAGCGCCGTCGGACCGACGGCCTGCGACGCGAGGAGGTCGCGACGCTCTGCCACATGTCGGCCGACTACTACGCCCGGCTCGAGCGGGGCACCGGGCCGCACCCGTCCGAGCAGATGGTCGCCGCGATCGCGCAGGGACTGCACCTGAGCCGGGCCGAGCGGGACCACGTGTTCCGCCTGGCCGGGCACCGACCGCCGGACCACGGCGCCGGGACGGACCACGTCGGCCCGGGCATGATGCGGATCTTCGACCGGCTCGTCGACACCCCGGCCGAGGTCGTGTCGGAGCTCGGCGAGACCCTGCTGCAGACACCCCTGGCGGCGGCGCTGTTCGGGGACGCGCGCGAGCGGCAGGGTCGCGCTCGGTCGATCGGGTGGCGGTGGTTCACCGACCCGGAGGCGCGGGCGCTGTTCCCCGTGGAGGACCGGGAGGAGACGGGTCGGCTCTACGTCTCGTCACTCCGCGAGATCGCTGCGCGTCGGGGCCCCGGGTCGACCGCGGCCGGGTTGGCCACGGCGCTGCTCAAGCGTTCGGAGGAGTTCCGGGCGCTCTGGGACGAGCAGGAGGTCGGGCTCGTCCCGGGTTCGGTGAAGCGCTACGACCACCCCGACGTGGGGCGGCTCGAGCTGCAGTGCCAGATGCTGCTCGACCCGGAGCAGGCCCACGTGCTGCTCGTCTACACGGCGGAACCGGGGACGGTGAGCCACGAGCGGCTCCGCCTGCTGTCCGTCCTCGCGCCCGCCTGA